Proteins from one Gossypium raimondii isolate GPD5lz chromosome 8, ASM2569854v1, whole genome shotgun sequence genomic window:
- the LOC105792029 gene encoding increased DNA methylation 1: MNPPVAFCGSSCRKIYEGLHNLLGSQNELHDGLTWTLLQRTDEPFTGSYGEEEYKRIQCNSKIAVAWLVMNECFLSTVDRHTRANIVQSIVYNRGSYVTRINYSGFYTAILEKNDEIISVASIRVHGKRLAEMPFIGTRGEYRRLGMAYVLENCIESTLCSLKVEKLVIPSVSQLTGMWMDKYFFSRVQEERLVKELSLYNTVMFPSSVVRLHKNLAMLPDLNLSPQENEGHF; the protein is encoded by the exons ATGAATCCTCCAGTTGCCTTCTGTGGAAGTAGTTGCAGAAAG ATATATGAAGGGTTACATAATTTGCTGGGATCACAAAATGAGCTCCACGATGGCCTTACTTGGACTCTGCTCCAACGCACAGATGAGCCATTCACTGGTTCCTATGGAGAAGAGGAGTACAAGAGAATACAGTGCAACTCCAAGATTGCTGTGGCGTGGCTGGTAATGAACGAGTGTTTCCTGTCTACCGTTGACCGCCATACAAGAGCCAATATCGTCCAAAGCATTGTGTACAATCGAGG GTCCTACGTGACCCGAATTAACTACAGTGGATTTTATACTGCTATCCTAGAAAAGAATGATGAAATCATCAGTGTGGCATCAATAag GGTGCATGGAAAAAGGTTGGCAGAGATGCCTTTCATTGGAACCCGTGGGGAATATAGGCGGCTAGGGATGGCTTACGTACTGGAAAACTGTATTGAATCg ACACTTTGCTCATTAAAAGTGGAGAAGCTGGTGATTCCATCGGTGAGTCAACTGACGGGCATGTGGATGGACAAGTATTTTTTCTCCAGGGTGCAAGAGGAGCGTTTGGTGAAGGAGCTCTCCCTCTACAACACCGTCATGTTCCCTAGCTCTGTAGTAAGGCTCCACAAGAACTTGGCAATGCTCCCTGATTTGAACTTATCTCCTCAAGAAAACGAGGGCCATTTCTAA